The following is a genomic window from Hyperolius riggenbachi isolate aHypRig1 chromosome 4, aHypRig1.pri, whole genome shotgun sequence.
ccacctgtgatgtatcccacccacctgtaccccacctgtgatgtatcccacccacctgtgatgtatcccacccacctgtgatgtatcccacccacctgtgatgtatcccacccacctgtaccccacctgtgatgtatcccacccacctgtaccccacctgtgatgtatcccacccacctgtaccccacctgtgatgtatcccacccacctgtgatgtatcccacccacctgtgatgtatcccacccacctgtgatgtatcccacccacctgtaccccacctgtgatgtatcccacccacctgtaccccacctgtgatgtatcccacccacctgtaccccacctgtgatgtatcccacccacctgtgatgtatcccacccacctgtgatgtatcccacccacctgcgatgtaccccacctgtgcacataaaacatacacaatgaccaattattatacatcaatttattttaaaaaattaatacatttaaaatcactcaaacttgaaactccaaaataaacacatttcaacaaaacatattaaaaaccaaaccttcaccctcgtccaggtggtgtggtaaaataaagtctcagttggtccctgttccgcagtgacactacccttggcctggttgcatacctccgcaggggcattagtggaagcacattcgggggttccggagtctctctttcctcctgccgcacaaagttgtggaggatgcatgctgccttcaccacgacaactgcgttgcccggtttcagcagcatgggcgtgtggaacaccctccactttgacaccaggatcccaaatgtgcactccaccattctccttgcacggctcaaccgagcattgaagtgtagctggctggcatcaagtcccctgtctgggtacggacgcattacatggtcggacagggcgaaggcctcgtcccccacaaacacataggggtaggccggtgcccttgtcccaggccagggtctgtcacgggggagacgcagtctgccttcctccatcagccggcaaagggtcgtacgctggaaaattccagagtcattggaactaccgtacgaccccacatccacgtacacaaacttgtagtccgcatctgccactgccattagaacaatgctgaagtattttttatagttgaaataatggctgccactccccacgggtttctgaatccggatgtgtttcccatccagtgcgccaacacaattaggaaacttgcactcggtccagaagccctgggcgatctcctcccatttcgtggtgtccggcacaggcatgtatctggccctcagtcgcgtccaaaggatcctcgaagtcctcacgacgatgcctgccaccgtgctcttcccaatacgaaatgtgacatgtagcgatgtatatgtttgtccagttgcgatgtacctacaagagaaataatcgaaatcaatttttcatgtcgttacaggagaaaggtacaagacaaggtggcgcaatatacgggatgcatatgtgaaatggctacggaagaaaaaacttgccgaacgaagtggcagtggcgggggaaggcgacaaaaagactaccaatttgccaagcaattgtctttcatcaatgcaagcctggaacctagactgtaagtaccactactgtgggcaggaactgagagctcatttaccatgacttcggccatgtattgctatggcctcaattcccatggctagcgaacttttctcacaagctttatcaaatgttgggtagaaacgggtgataaagtgattgctagtgtttgctagctctgtgaattgacgccacatgctgtttggcacaccaataaatattgtttttatctacaggactgaagacaatttggagcaagaggaaccgacccaggaggcacggttcagcagtgaggagagcttggtggatgatgacgtcgccgatgtaacctattgccccgaggcgaggagtaggaggagggagtccttaatcacaactccgtcctttgatgatgacttggcagaagagagcttggatgttgaggttgcaggaccgagtgtggaagaagctgaacctccacaatcgaccgctatggaagctccaggggaacaagaacaaagtgaggagcaccgagagactgcagcacaacctgcgcgcagggcaaccccgacacaggccagaggacgggaagatgctgccacaccaccagtgaggaccaccacaccagtgaggcgtcgaggtaccctccccccaacaaggagagagacagagtccgagatgtccggggctgtctccggacttctcgggattcttcagagccaccaaactctcataacccggcagttgcaagatgaggacaggggccatatcatggagcagtacaagtcccacatcactacactgcaatgtgagctcgacgctgtacatgggcactacagggacgagcttaaaatgatgcatgagatgcacagaggagaaatcgaccaactgcgtgcgcagcatcatcagtcggtgggccagctgcagaacatgatgcagcaaatgcatcaacaaagcaaggaactactgaagttgcaggcacacccgtgttttcacactgtgatgtctctaataccatatctagaaaaggtgccttcacaaaacctgatggcgtgccattccaatttgctggaggtgattaaacagcacctggacacgccattattgcaaccaccaatttttagacccccacaaccaacagcggtgcccacctggcaatcatcacagatgtacaccggctacagaggcagtcaatatgggccaccgctgtcagggtccagctcatccacgaccagcacccaagagagtccagatttccaggcagcaactcccaccttttctagtagtggtgccgatacaatttgaaaaaaaaagtcaaattgttcctggacatgctcctctgaatacctccgatccacggaggaaggataccatcacagggctttttaacttttggttttgctggacttgaactttagggcctggtgtccccgaaagacactacctgggtcacaaccttgtgcctgttgcactgcacctgtagtcctgcacctgtgcctttgattcctcttgttccttactttgttgatcctaatcacttgcacaagacccttggagccatgggtgaaggacaccttcactggtcggtgagaggcctagccttttcactgacctgtgtccttcatccatggctcagagggtcatgtgccagtggttaggtttttgaagcacttcaattttagggcctggtgtccccgaaagacactacctgggtcacaaccttgtgcctgttgcactgcacctgtagtcctgcacctgtgcctttgattcctcttgttccttactttgttgatcctaatcacttgcacaagacccttggagccatgggtgaaggacaccttcactggtcggtgagaggcctagccttttcactgacctgtgtccttcatccatggctcagagggtcatgtgccagtggttaggtttttgaagcacttcaattttagggcctggtgtccccgaaagacactacctgggtcacaaccttgtgcctgttgcactgcacctgtagtcatgcacctctgccatcggttcctcttgctcctcactttgttcttgttcctaaccacttgcacaagacccttggagccatggatgaaggacaccttgactggtcggtgagaggcctagccttttcactgccctgtgtccttcatccatggctcagagggtcatgtgccagtggttaggtttttgaagcacttcaattttagggcctggtgtccccgaaagacactacctgggtcacaaacttgtgcctgttgcactgcacctgtagtcctgctcctctgccat
Proteins encoded in this region:
- the LOC137503752 gene encoding uncharacterized protein yields the protein MEAPGEQEQSEEHRETAAQPARRATPTQARGREDAATPPVRTTTPVRRRGTLPPTRRETESEMSGAVSGLLGILQSHQTLITRQLQDEDRGHIMEQYKSHITTLQCELDAVHGHYRDELKMMHEMHRGEIDQLRAQHHQSVGQLQNMMQQMHQQSKELLKLQAHPCFHTVMSLIPYLEKVPSQNLMACHSNLLEVIKQHLDTPLLQPPIFRPPQPTAVPTWQSSQMYTGYRGSQYGPPLSGSSSSTTSTQESPDFQAATPTFSSSGADTI